The genomic interval AATTCTTGCCTCAGCTCAGTAACATGAAAAACCGCTCCCCAGAGACTAGGGAGCGGTTTCTACCGGTTGATAACCGAGCTATTGGGAATGGCTCAGATCAGCTTTAGCTCGGGGTACTGGGCCACCAGTTCGTCGCTGCTGAGCGTCTCGCCCGACTGCTGCGGCGTCCACAGCACTTCTACCGCTAGCAGGTTTTCGCCGGAGACCGCTCCAATTTGGTTGAGGGCCTGACGCAGGTCGCTGGAGGAGTAGATGTCGGGCAGGTCGAGTTTGCCCTGGGTTGCCACAACTACCGTCGCCAGAATGTATTCCCCAGGGGCCTGGTCGGCATCCCCGGGCAGCTTAGCCTGGGCTTCGGCCTGGGTGAGCTGGTTGTTGACATTCGACAGGGTTTCGGCGCTAAACCGGCTGCGGGCCGAGAGGGTGTAGCGGTTGAACTCTTGCTCGGCGCTGAGCAAGCGCGTCTGCTTGTCCTCGCTGGCGGCGTAGGCCCAGTAGTCGGGGTGGCGCAGCAGGGCCAGGGTGGTTTCCTGCAGCAGCTTGGCCAGCCCCTGGGAGGTGCCGGTATCGGCGGTGGTGGCCAGGCGATTGAGGTCATCTTGCAGGGCGCGGGCCTCGGCCAGCAGTCCCACCTGAAGTTTGGCCACCGCTACGGGAGGGTTGCTGCTGGCGGGAGCGGCGTAGTCATCCCCAGCGGTGGCACCCCTCAGGCCGCGCACCACCACATTGGCGATCGCAATGAAAATCAGCAGTGTAAACAGACCGCCAAAGCCGCCCCCAATGCCAATAAAGGGGAACAGAAAGGGAAAGCCAAACCCACCGCCGGGGTAGTACCCACCGCCACCAGGGGCGTAGGTACGCGGCGACGGAGCCATCGGTCGCGGGGCTGGTGCTCGAAAGCTACCGCCTCCCATCCGCCCACCGGCAGCGGCCCAAGCCCCGTCGGCGGTGCCAAATACCAAAACCACAGCCAGAATAACGGCCATCAGGGGCTTAAGCAGTGGCCTCAGGCGCTGAAAGAGTTGTTTAACCATCGGGTAAAACCGCAGTACTAACGTGGAATGCTTTATGTCTTTAATTTAACGCGAAGTGCCGGGGCTGCTGTGGTCAAAAGGCGTAAATTGAAGGCGGAAACCCGTACCCCAGGCCCTAACCGCCGCCCACAATGGTGACAATTTCGAGTTTGTCGTGGGGGCGCAGCCGAGTGCTGTCCCATAGCTGGCGGTGAAGAATTTCGCCGTTGTACTCTACAGCTACCAGGCGCGGGTTGAGGCCCAGGGACTCCAGAAATGCGGGCAACAGGGTGCCAGCAGGGCACGATTGCGATTCTCCATTGACCAGGACAGCAAAGGCATCGGCACTGGGGTCAAACATGGCGAGGGACGGGAGTTAAGAGATTGGTTTACGGTTTCAGGTCTTGGATTTTAGTACGTTACCCACACCGTTGGAATCGATCCGACGCCAGGAATTCTGGGGGTAGAGGGGTCCAGAAACCCATCTGGGTACCCTCAACCCACCGGGGCCGCGACAGCGTGAAACGCGTGGCGATGGTTAGTTTGGGCCACAAAGTACTGGGCGATCAGGGTGGGGTTTTCGGCCTCCATGATCGCCCTGACGATGGCCACTCGCTCTGCCCCCACCTGCAACACTTCGCTCACGTTTTCGGTGTCAATGCCGCCGATCGCGTACCAGGGCACCGTGGCGTGCTCGGCGGCGTAGCGCACGTACTCCAGGCCAGCGGCGGCTTTCCCAGGTTTGGTTGGGGTTGCGTACACCGGGCCCACGCCGATGTAGTCAGCCCCCTCAGCGATCGCGCGCTGCATCTCGTCGGGGTTTGTGGTCGAGCGGCCAATAATCCGCTGACTGCCCAGCAGCTGGCGGGCGGTGGCAATGGGTAGGTCGGTCTGGCCCAGGTGCACCCCGTCGGCCTCCACCGCCAGGGCTAGATCGACGCGATCGTTGATCAAAAACAGCGCTCCGTAGCGGTGGCACAGGTCTTTGAGCTGTTGGGCTAACTCCAACCGCAGGGAGTCGTCGGTGTGCTTGTCGCGGTACTGCACCAGGGCGATTCCTCCCTGTAGAGCGGCTTCAACCACCGGCAGCAGGCGATCGCTGGGGGAGGTGACCAGGTAGGTCAGGCCCTGGCGCAGG from Leptolyngbya sp. KIOST-1 carries:
- a CDS encoding DUF1517 domain-containing protein, translating into MVKQLFQRLRPLLKPLMAVILAVVLVFGTADGAWAAAGGRMGGGSFRAPAPRPMAPSPRTYAPGGGGYYPGGGFGFPFLFPFIGIGGGFGGLFTLLIFIAIANVVVRGLRGATAGDDYAAPASSNPPVAVAKLQVGLLAEARALQDDLNRLATTADTGTSQGLAKLLQETTLALLRHPDYWAYAASEDKQTRLLSAEQEFNRYTLSARSRFSAETLSNVNNQLTQAEAQAKLPGDADQAPGEYILATVVVATQGKLDLPDIYSSSDLRQALNQIGAVSGENLLAVEVLWTPQQSGETLSSDELVAQYPELKLI
- the thiS gene encoding sulfur carrier protein ThiS gives rise to the protein MFDPSADAFAVLVNGESQSCPAGTLLPAFLESLGLNPRLVAVEYNGEILHRQLWDSTRLRPHDKLEIVTIVGGG
- a CDS encoding thiamine phosphate synthase — translated: MDTLAMPELTGLPALPNPTDAAVYRILDANLDRAREGLRIIEEWCRFGLNNADQTERLKHLRQTLGQWHAPELRLCRDTPADPGTALTHPQEAERTSITAVLQANFCRVQEALRALEEYGKLYRSDLAAGSKAMRYQIYALESEILGGHRLQRLRQGLTYLVTSPSDRLLPVVEAALQGGIALVQYRDKHTDDSLRLELAQQLKDLCHRYGALFLINDRVDLALAVEADGVHLGQTDLPIATARQLLGSQRIIGRSTTNPDEMQRAIAEGADYIGVGPVYATPTKPGKAAAGLEYVRYAAEHATVPWYAIGGIDTENVSEVLQVGAERVAIVRAIMEAENPTLIAQYFVAQTNHRHAFHAVAAPVG